In Candidatus Bathyarchaeia archaeon, a genomic segment contains:
- a CDS encoding gluconate 2-dehydrogenase subunit 3 family protein, protein MVNQTRREFLKLGLAAAGSALVASGIEIPLFGNQNSALTTQLTSLKNRVSTVVGFISLSVAEQSLVEKIVETIIPTDSDPGAKEAGVIYFIDRQLAGDYGQSANMFMDGPFVPPGQAGPITVGTQTYSAGSPKVRVGAGTNYQYPLNLREFWRVGLLALQAYAKSAYGGNFETLSSANQLQLLQDLWANKPTSFSNILPSDFAYELVFMTWAGFLMDPIYGGNQNMVGWTYTGFNGVNFGNFYGEGLDQKTLMVATSPTRLKPASLAQYQQQASGRS, encoded by the coding sequence ATGGTCAATCAGACCAGACGTGAATTTCTCAAGCTCGGTTTGGCCGCTGCCGGCAGCGCGCTCGTAGCTTCAGGGATCGAAATCCCGCTTTTCGGAAATCAGAACTCTGCCTTAACGACTCAGCTTACTAGCCTGAAAAATAGGGTCAGTACTGTGGTCGGTTTCATCAGCCTTAGCGTAGCCGAGCAATCCCTCGTGGAAAAGATCGTTGAGACAATCATACCTACGGATAGCGATCCGGGGGCGAAAGAAGCTGGGGTGATTTATTTCATCGATAGACAGTTGGCGGGCGATTATGGACAGAGCGCCAACATGTTCATGGATGGACCGTTTGTGCCGCCGGGCCAGGCTGGCCCAATCACGGTGGGAACGCAGACTTACTCTGCGGGTTCTCCCAAGGTTAGAGTCGGTGCGGGCACGAATTACCAGTACCCTCTGAATCTAAGGGAATTCTGGAGAGTCGGCTTACTAGCGCTTCAGGCTTATGCTAAGAGCGCCTACGGAGGAAACTTCGAGACGCTCTCTTCAGCGAACCAGCTACAGCTCCTACAAGATTTGTGGGCAAACAAGCCAACAAGCTTCAGCAATATTCTCCCATCCGATTTCGCCTATGAACTTGTATTCATGACATGGGCCGGATTCCTAATGGACCCGATCTACGGTGGAAACCAGAACATGGTTGGATGGACATACACAGGGTTCAACGGAGTAAACTTCGGGAACTTCTACGGGGAAGGCCTGGACCAGAAAACTCTCATGGTCGCAACTTCTCCAACTAGGCTCAAGCCAGCAAGCCTCGCACAATATCAGCAACAAGCGTCCGGGAGATCCTAA
- a CDS encoding DoxX family protein: MIQTLFGSSVDLPSLILRLAVGTLFIIHGYPKLTTQRKQGEAWMKSVGMPAAMVPLGGVFEFFGGAALILGLLTPIVAVLAALWMLSTTWFSKSKLKKKYASGYEIDVTLFLAALALALLGSGIYSIDHLLAL, from the coding sequence ATGATTCAAACCCTCTTCGGAAGCTCCGTAGACCTGCCATCGCTTATCCTAAGACTGGCTGTCGGAACCCTGTTCATCATACACGGATACCCTAAGCTAACTACTCAAAGAAAGCAAGGTGAAGCCTGGATGAAGAGCGTAGGAATGCCCGCGGCCATGGTTCCACTCGGGGGCGTTTTCGAGTTCTTCGGCGGAGCAGCGTTGATTCTCGGACTACTAACCCCGATTGTTGCGGTCTTGGCGGCGCTCTGGATGCTATCGACTACGTGGTTCTCAAAAAGCAAACTGAAGAAGAAATATGCCAGTGGCTACGAGATCGATGTCACATTGTTCTTGGCCGCGCTCGCACTGGCTCTACTTGGCAGCGGAATCTATTCAATAGATCACCTACTAGCACTATAG
- a CDS encoding hydroxymethylglutaryl-CoA synthase: protein MVGIDDIAVYIPRLYLELADEKRLEKPTEFSAARKSDPSKYLHGIGIAKMSIPDTYQDSSVLAANAIFELMERNSVQPASLARIDIATETGVDESKPVAAYVHGMLEQKYGKGSLKRTSGVEYKFACVSTADALESSLDWAWAGRSNGKSSIICATDIARYPLTSPGESTQGAGAVALLVKENPRLLVIDPIIGTHMEDEDDFWRPLFSTTAVVHGKHSERCYLRAMEGAVDNWAEQAVASGIVRAGQGESLVDHIGPISFHVPYPKMAEKAFAYLLRHFWRGLPRWKEVLRVIGDEPQADSYKKREEFEKAEADYMRHFMETKQFQADYQDKVADGLVHARESGNSYSASEKSCLSMLLETKAMRGIDLAGKRGGSGNYGSGCKAKASSWTVQEEWAAIAKRFGHAEKLRNRRPVSLAEYEILHEGKAFPDGRKFVAEPENEFVLIDVTSQGYRHYKFAD from the coding sequence ATGGTTGGCATCGATGACATCGCAGTCTACATTCCGCGATTGTACTTGGAGCTAGCAGATGAGAAGAGGCTAGAGAAACCGACGGAATTTTCTGCTGCAAGAAAATCTGACCCTTCGAAGTATCTTCATGGCATCGGAATCGCCAAAATGTCGATTCCGGACACCTACCAAGACAGCTCGGTCTTGGCTGCGAATGCAATCTTCGAGCTGATGGAAAGAAACAGTGTTCAACCGGCGAGTCTCGCAAGAATTGACATTGCGACCGAGACCGGCGTGGACGAATCCAAACCTGTCGCCGCATATGTTCACGGAATGTTAGAACAGAAGTATGGTAAGGGATCTCTGAAGAGAACCTCAGGCGTCGAGTACAAGTTCGCATGCGTAAGCACCGCAGATGCTCTGGAAAGTTCACTCGACTGGGCATGGGCAGGCAGAAGCAATGGGAAAAGTAGCATCATCTGTGCAACCGACATAGCTAGATATCCGCTTACCAGTCCCGGAGAATCGACCCAGGGAGCAGGGGCCGTCGCCCTCCTAGTCAAGGAGAATCCTCGTTTGCTGGTGATCGACCCGATCATCGGCACTCACATGGAGGATGAGGATGATTTTTGGAGACCGCTTTTCTCGACGACGGCAGTCGTCCACGGAAAACATTCTGAGAGATGTTATCTCAGAGCCATGGAAGGTGCGGTCGACAACTGGGCAGAGCAAGCGGTTGCCTCTGGCATCGTTAGGGCTGGACAAGGCGAGTCGTTAGTAGATCACATAGGTCCCATCTCTTTCCACGTCCCGTACCCGAAGATGGCGGAGAAAGCTTTCGCGTACCTGTTGAGACATTTCTGGCGAGGCCTCCCCCGCTGGAAGGAAGTCCTGCGCGTGATTGGCGACGAGCCTCAAGCAGACAGCTACAAGAAAAGAGAGGAGTTCGAGAAAGCGGAGGCCGATTACATGAGACACTTCATGGAGACCAAACAATTCCAAGCCGACTACCAAGACAAAGTGGCTGACGGACTAGTACACGCAAGAGAGAGCGGCAACAGCTATTCTGCCTCTGAAAAAAGCTGCCTCTCAATGCTCCTGGAGACCAAGGCAATGAGGGGAATCGATCTGGCAGGAAAAAGAGGTGGATCTGGAAATTATGGAAGCGGCTGCAAGGCCAAGGCATCAAGCTGGACTGTTCAGGAAGAATGGGCTGCTATCGCCAAGAGATTTGGCCATGCCGAGAAATTACGCAATCGCAGACCAGTGTCTCTCGCCGAATACGAAATCCTGCACGAGGGGAAAGCATTTCCTGATGGAAGAAAATTTGTCGCAGAGCCTGAAAACGAGTTCGTGTTGATAGACGTGACCTCTCAAGGCTATCGACACTACAAGTTTGCTGACTAG
- a CDS encoding stress response translation initiation inhibitor YciH has product MSEGFDFNSALKELDKSETHLTVRVEFRRWGKPVTVVQGLPKTGRSLAEVAHKLKERLATGGTAKDGVIMLQGDHRARIKAELVKLGFPDDHIEIF; this is encoded by the coding sequence TTGAGTGAAGGATTCGACTTCAACAGCGCCCTGAAAGAACTCGACAAGAGCGAAACCCACCTCACCGTGAGAGTTGAGTTTCGCAGATGGGGAAAACCCGTAACTGTCGTCCAAGGACTACCCAAGACGGGACGATCCCTTGCAGAGGTCGCTCACAAACTGAAAGAGCGCCTAGCAACCGGTGGAACAGCGAAGGATGGTGTGATAATGTTGCAAGGCGACCACCGCGCAAGAATCAAAGCTGAACTAGTCAAACTGGGCTTTCCTGACGATCACATAGAAATATTCTAG
- a CDS encoding TCP-1/cpn60 chaperonin family protein yields MAQQVLAATPNVLRKNRGRLVGKEAWRRNLNLASLAAFKIGSSLGTKGAYKLVTYQRGPEMVMKVTKDAIDVVDELGIEHPAMMTLAEAAKIQRQHTGDGIATLLVLVSALLTEADKLIEMGFHANTILEGYLKATKKSIAIINETGENVGKDLDEHLLEGIDCGRELLSRNLRRNLSEAISCVTENGAIDISRIRIVTKHGGQTYDSELVRGVVLKQGKAHPSMPDWIDAPRIAFVTKLEIKRLELKSKDEGPFSVKLNITSREHIQQFRSEENRLRSLLVERVKTAGANVLISRSKIDDRLSDQFSRQGVFVVQLVDYQEFEAAAKATGGTIVSNVDQLEKRDVGIAKRLEADKIRPNDIVIVHCEGGATLLLRGSSPELVSELEKTVKRALLILKHSRSNPKVVPGGAAIHIELALQLRRYALTFEGREQFVIGSFADALEKIPECLSTNYGLDPIDTMIQLRNHHANGRQAMGVGENGGIDMYEANVIELASVNKANIHRAFELVSLLLRIDDCFYVKDIPKFHKQ; encoded by the coding sequence TTGGCCCAACAAGTCCTGGCTGCAACTCCGAATGTCCTCCGGAAAAACCGCGGAAGGCTAGTTGGAAAAGAGGCTTGGAGACGAAATCTGAACCTTGCGTCCTTGGCCGCGTTCAAGATCGGTAGCAGCCTCGGAACCAAAGGAGCGTACAAGCTTGTGACGTATCAGAGGGGTCCTGAAATGGTGATGAAGGTCACCAAGGACGCGATCGATGTTGTCGACGAGCTGGGTATCGAACATCCGGCAATGATGACCCTGGCTGAGGCAGCCAAGATCCAGCGTCAGCATACTGGAGACGGAATCGCCACTCTTCTCGTTCTAGTCTCAGCACTCCTAACCGAGGCCGACAAGCTAATCGAGATGGGCTTCCACGCGAACACGATCCTTGAGGGCTATCTGAAAGCGACCAAGAAATCGATCGCGATTATCAACGAAACGGGAGAGAATGTCGGGAAAGACCTTGACGAGCACCTCTTGGAGGGCATTGATTGCGGAAGGGAACTCCTCAGTAGAAACCTGCGAAGGAATCTTTCCGAGGCTATTAGCTGCGTCACGGAAAATGGAGCTATCGACATCAGCAGAATACGAATTGTGACAAAGCACGGGGGTCAGACGTACGATTCCGAGCTAGTGCGCGGAGTCGTCCTCAAGCAAGGCAAAGCCCATCCAAGCATGCCGGACTGGATCGACGCCCCTAGAATCGCATTCGTAACTAAGCTCGAGATCAAACGCCTAGAGCTGAAGTCGAAAGATGAAGGGCCGTTCTCAGTCAAGTTGAACATAACAAGCCGAGAACATATCCAGCAATTCAGATCTGAAGAGAATCGACTAAGAAGTCTCTTGGTCGAAAGAGTGAAAACGGCGGGAGCTAACGTTCTGATCTCCCGATCGAAGATCGACGATAGACTCTCCGACCAATTTAGCAGGCAAGGAGTCTTTGTCGTGCAACTCGTTGACTACCAGGAATTCGAAGCCGCCGCAAAAGCGACCGGCGGGACTATTGTCAGTAATGTTGACCAGCTTGAGAAACGGGACGTAGGAATTGCGAAGAGGCTGGAGGCTGACAAGATCAGGCCCAATGATATCGTCATCGTTCACTGCGAAGGAGGGGCCACACTTCTGCTTCGAGGCAGTAGTCCCGAGCTCGTGTCGGAGCTGGAAAAGACGGTGAAAAGAGCGCTCCTCATACTGAAACATTCGCGGTCGAACCCCAAAGTGGTCCCTGGGGGAGCGGCGATCCATATTGAACTAGCCTTGCAGCTCAGAAGATATGCGCTAACATTTGAGGGAAGAGAGCAGTTCGTAATTGGCTCCTTCGCCGACGCGTTAGAAAAAATTCCTGAGTGCCTCTCCACGAACTATGGCCTCGATCCAATTGATACGATGATCCAGCTTCGCAATCATCACGCTAATGGGAGGCAGGCAATGGGTGTGGGAGAGAATGGAGGCATTGACATGTATGAAGCGAACGTGATCGAGCTCGCCTCGGTAAACAAGGCCAACATTCACAGAGCCTTTGAGCTCGTTTCCCTGTTGCTAAGAATCGATGACTGCTTCTACGTGAAAGATATTCCAAAGTTCCACAAACAGTAG
- a CDS encoding GMC oxidoreductase — MPTTITEPAADVVILGVGYMSGVIAAELSIASLNGGKNYKVVAITKGPYWDYVNDFSTTKYDEWGVGLGRKYDSPLPLQSATIRNNSNQFALPVRRYTMPIQYHALGHGVGGAAQHYGGTMGRQGPWGYTQYSSTISRYGSPFLNTVNPHNDLEDWPLTYAQYEPYYVEWEKAHGLCGNYNGSKTNSSSDMGYPWMSQNYPLPPSPITPIGTLFQNATQSLGYNPFPHVSALASQPYTNQYGVPVNPCVYDGYCGGPCDYACETGAKANAAYRTIPAAVSSGNFTLVVNSFIFRLDTDPTTGLVTAARYYDPQGNVHIQPGTVFFNGMWGYNMIRIMLLSGIGAPYVWNSNPTLVTGAVGRGLTNGYLPYKGTNVSGTLPNTGGNSYPAGNGSGGSVDIYDLMDDNFDHSVSALNGSPPFIGGAEVGAGGYPGGGPGNITFAGSVSSASMGGTFKTTQKDKYLPTKTTLSSTPLAHDLPTTDNYVDLDPHYTDIYGDPLARLTYDWTPNTYNGATYLVNKVKDIFTKMGASNVTVGATVAPGAAHNDWWGHHLRGGCRIGANQSTSVWNKWNQCWSPASKPVFNIFGAGEITNTSGDNVPSGTHIAGPQSYRAAEGIKQYLALATPGILP, encoded by the coding sequence ATGCCAACCACAATTACCGAGCCAGCAGCAGACGTAGTTATCCTGGGGGTCGGCTATATGAGCGGCGTAATAGCAGCCGAGCTTTCTATCGCCAGCCTAAACGGCGGCAAAAATTACAAAGTCGTCGCGATAACAAAGGGTCCATACTGGGACTACGTCAACGACTTCTCGACAACAAAGTACGACGAATGGGGAGTTGGACTAGGACGGAAATATGACAGTCCCCTTCCACTCCAATCGGCCACAATCAGGAACAACAGCAACCAGTTCGCACTGCCCGTCCGCAGATACACTATGCCCATCCAGTACCATGCGCTCGGACATGGAGTAGGCGGAGCCGCCCAACACTATGGCGGCACAATGGGACGCCAAGGCCCATGGGGATACACTCAATATTCATCAACTATCAGCAGGTACGGCTCGCCCTTTCTGAATACCGTAAACCCACATAACGATCTTGAGGACTGGCCACTGACCTACGCCCAGTATGAGCCATATTATGTGGAGTGGGAAAAAGCCCACGGACTTTGCGGAAACTACAACGGAAGTAAAACCAATTCATCGTCCGACATGGGTTATCCTTGGATGAGTCAAAACTATCCACTGCCACCCTCGCCTATCACGCCCATCGGAACGTTATTCCAAAACGCAACTCAATCGCTCGGATACAATCCCTTTCCTCACGTCAGCGCTCTCGCGTCGCAACCATACACAAACCAATACGGTGTACCAGTCAATCCCTGCGTTTATGACGGGTACTGTGGAGGTCCTTGCGACTATGCTTGCGAGACTGGTGCCAAGGCGAACGCTGCATACAGAACCATCCCCGCGGCCGTGAGCAGCGGGAACTTCACACTTGTAGTGAATAGCTTCATCTTCCGTCTCGACACTGATCCAACAACAGGACTAGTTACCGCGGCGCGCTACTACGATCCACAAGGAAACGTGCACATTCAGCCAGGCACGGTCTTCTTCAACGGAATGTGGGGGTACAACATGATCAGAATAATGCTCCTCTCCGGAATCGGCGCACCCTACGTATGGAATTCAAACCCAACCTTGGTTACCGGCGCTGTTGGAAGAGGTCTTACCAACGGCTATCTTCCGTACAAGGGAACGAACGTGTCCGGAACACTCCCTAACACTGGCGGCAACTCTTATCCTGCGGGCAATGGGAGCGGGGGCAGTGTGGACATTTACGATCTGATGGACGACAACTTCGATCATAGCGTCTCCGCATTAAACGGAAGTCCTCCCTTCATCGGTGGAGCCGAGGTCGGCGCTGGAGGATATCCTGGAGGGGGACCTGGAAATATTACGTTCGCGGGCAGCGTCTCGTCAGCCAGCATGGGAGGCACGTTCAAAACCACTCAAAAGGACAAGTATCTGCCAACCAAAACAACCCTGAGCTCGACACCACTGGCTCATGACCTTCCGACAACCGACAACTACGTCGATCTGGACCCGCACTACACCGACATCTACGGCGACCCACTCGCTAGGCTTACCTACGACTGGACACCGAACACCTACAATGGAGCTACCTACCTGGTGAACAAGGTCAAGGACATTTTCACCAAGATGGGAGCGTCAAATGTGACTGTCGGCGCAACAGTGGCGCCTGGGGCAGCACACAACGACTGGTGGGGTCATCACCTAAGAGGAGGATGCCGAATCGGAGCCAACCAGAGCACCTCCGTCTGGAACAAATGGAACCAATGTTGGTCACCCGCATCGAAACCAGTGTTCAACATCTTCGGCGCAGGCGAGATTACCAATACTTCCGGAGATAATGTTCCCTCGGGGACACATATCGCGGGTCCGCAGTCTTATCGCGCCGCTGAGGGCATCAAACAATATCTCGCGCTCGCAACCCCCGGTATTTTGCCCTAA
- a CDS encoding DUF5781 family protein, whose product MSARRNTTVAKTASPTTDNANNELVKKAYQNASRMMKEQGFGIKSQVEVAVDPQLPFMGYTMPQARGYRIVVSGGSVDSGMLEGLLVHEMSHIYRMENNHPSHDAEVIEEAIDKFGKEHLLHDYQQKIVHDLLNDIQDLYADDISMKVIKKSPIFKSGEISSFLQDWIKDETVESGNPKMDRWMNASIMVHNARAIGQMTRHGIEDTGGKAEASNRRFLSQMPPTVASKFPYFKDLMINLKENMTRDQYRKLLADYLNRFLELAEKN is encoded by the coding sequence GTGTCGGCTAGAAGAAACACGACCGTCGCAAAGACGGCTTCTCCCACCACCGATAATGCGAATAATGAACTTGTAAAGAAAGCATACCAGAATGCGTCTCGCATGATGAAGGAGCAAGGCTTCGGCATCAAGAGCCAGGTGGAGGTCGCCGTTGATCCTCAGCTTCCATTCATGGGGTACACCATGCCGCAGGCTAGAGGCTACAGAATAGTAGTATCAGGCGGCTCTGTTGATTCAGGAATGTTAGAAGGCTTGCTTGTTCACGAAATGTCTCACATATACAGGATGGAAAACAATCACCCATCCCACGACGCTGAAGTAATCGAGGAAGCGATAGACAAATTCGGGAAAGAACACTTGTTGCATGACTATCAGCAGAAGATCGTCCATGATCTACTGAATGATATTCAGGACTTGTACGCTGACGACATCTCGATGAAGGTCATCAAGAAAAGCCCGATATTCAAATCAGGCGAGATAAGCAGCTTCCTTCAAGACTGGATAAAAGATGAAACTGTCGAATCCGGCAATCCCAAAATGGATCGTTGGATGAACGCGTCAATCATGGTCCATAACGCTCGTGCAATCGGTCAGATGACGAGGCACGGCATAGAAGATACCGGTGGAAAGGCCGAGGCCTCAAACCGGAGATTTCTCTCACAAATGCCGCCCACAGTCGCGAGCAAGTTCCCATACTTCAAAGACCTGATGATCAATCTGAAAGAAAACATGACCCGGGATCAGTATCGAAAGCTTCTCGCAGATTATTTGAACCGGTTCTTGGAACTAGCCGAAAAGAACTAA
- a CDS encoding cation:proton antiporter, with protein MQTTFLLDVGIAVAAALLVSLLFYRLGLPMIVGQLVAGMLVGPYGLGLIRDTTAIDFLATLGIILLLFVVGLELDPRKFGKVGSKVFVLSTVEFFVAFLVSVLSALSAGWDLGTALFLGSVLGLSSTAIVAKLILDRFPEHDQNFTALMMVMVVEDVIAVFLLFLTPELAGGRQLQASGLLIIASKGFFLFIASFGFGRYLGPWLINKVSQYELEIGEVAFLLALSFGFLFGVLSDYLGFSPAIGALLVGFFLPVKQSRYVREKILPLKDAFIVFFFLSMGTLIDTSTALSLGLPLMIILAGAILGKLAGGVLGARLARIGRPILVGSILVPRGEFSLVLAKTGVDAGLVGPQLYPVAGLAVLVTALASPLIDRLTRPSNEP; from the coding sequence TTGCAGACAACTTTTCTGTTAGATGTAGGAATTGCCGTGGCTGCGGCTCTTCTTGTCAGTCTTCTCTTCTATCGACTGGGCCTTCCCATGATCGTCGGCCAACTGGTCGCGGGAATGCTCGTTGGACCCTACGGTCTCGGTCTGATCCGTGACACGACAGCTATTGACTTTCTGGCGACTCTCGGAATAATACTGCTACTGTTCGTCGTCGGGCTCGAACTCGACCCTCGCAAATTTGGCAAGGTCGGGTCCAAGGTCTTCGTTCTAAGCACAGTAGAGTTTTTTGTCGCGTTTCTGGTCAGCGTGCTCTCAGCTCTGTCTGCAGGATGGGATCTGGGGACCGCGCTCTTTCTCGGGTCAGTTCTTGGTCTCAGCAGCACAGCGATAGTTGCGAAACTGATTCTAGATCGTTTTCCAGAACATGATCAAAATTTCACTGCGCTGATGATGGTGATGGTTGTGGAGGATGTGATTGCCGTTTTCTTGCTGTTCCTTACGCCCGAGCTTGCAGGGGGACGCCAACTTCAGGCGTCAGGCCTTTTGATCATCGCCTCGAAGGGATTTTTCCTGTTCATAGCGAGCTTCGGATTTGGCAGGTATCTTGGCCCATGGCTAATCAACAAGGTGAGCCAGTACGAGCTGGAAATCGGTGAAGTCGCGTTCCTGCTTGCTTTGTCATTCGGGTTCTTATTCGGCGTACTTTCAGATTATCTTGGTTTCTCGCCTGCTATCGGAGCCTTGCTGGTCGGATTCTTTCTTCCCGTCAAGCAATCGAGGTATGTCCGAGAGAAAATTCTACCCCTCAAGGACGCTTTCATCGTGTTCTTCTTCTTATCGATGGGGACCCTGATCGACACGTCCACTGCCCTATCCCTCGGCTTACCACTCATGATCATCTTGGCTGGAGCTATTCTCGGCAAGCTTGCTGGAGGCGTCCTGGGAGCGCGTTTGGCTCGGATCGGACGCCCCATTCTAGTTGGTTCGATCCTGGTTCCACGTGGAGAGTTCTCGCTGGTACTCGCTAAGACGGGAGTTGATGCTGGACTAGTAGGCCCGCAGCTCTATCCTGTAGCCGGTCTAGCAGTTCTAGTAACTGCGCTCGCGTCCCCACTGATCGATAGATTGACGCGTCCGTCGAATGAACCCTGA
- a CDS encoding plastocyanin/azurin family copper-binding protein — protein MQTAPPKKMKYVELVVPVLIVLAIGAGIGLASAGIYQLATGSPIFTASAGSLGVSSSVSVSIPKGVGNTQALNYVPASVTVANGGTVVWTNNDPVPHTVTSTNVPSGASSFDSGNMNANATFSHKFTVAGTYQYVCSYHPWMHGTVVVTG, from the coding sequence TTGCAAACAGCTCCACCAAAGAAAATGAAGTATGTCGAGCTCGTTGTTCCTGTCCTGATCGTCCTTGCCATAGGAGCAGGAATCGGTCTAGCCTCGGCGGGAATCTATCAACTCGCTACAGGCTCTCCAATCTTCACCGCCTCAGCTGGCAGTCTTGGGGTGTCGAGCTCAGTGAGCGTCTCGATCCCGAAAGGGGTTGGAAATACTCAAGCTCTCAACTATGTCCCTGCAAGTGTAACGGTCGCGAACGGTGGCACGGTGGTTTGGACGAACAATGACCCGGTTCCGCACACCGTGACTTCAACCAACGTTCCGTCTGGAGCTAGCTCTTTTGATTCTGGAAACATGAACGCGAATGCCACGTTCAGTCACAAGTTCACTGTAGCGGGCACCTACCAGTACGTGTGTTCCTACCACCCGTGGATGCACGGAACAGTTGTTGTCACGGGATGA
- a CDS encoding plastocyanin/azurin family copper-binding protein — MKEIQQRVLILAVVVTAIVVTATVGYIYVGSLSSANPIVTVVRIPKDSSAEPTGFNVNYFQANFVNGTYPFPVNISVTIGVNNTIEWVNDDVVGHTVTALVAPSGGPRFNSGIIFSGKTFSVTLTVAGVYRYTCAWHQWLAGQIIVKPPS; from the coding sequence ATGAAAGAAATTCAGCAACGGGTCCTGATCCTAGCAGTTGTTGTCACAGCTATTGTCGTGACGGCGACGGTCGGCTACATCTATGTCGGTTCATTGTCTTCAGCCAATCCGATAGTGACAGTTGTCAGGATACCGAAGGACTCCTCAGCGGAACCAACGGGGTTTAACGTAAATTATTTCCAGGCGAACTTCGTGAATGGCACGTACCCTTTTCCCGTTAACATCTCGGTCACAATTGGAGTCAACAACACGATAGAATGGGTAAACGACGATGTGGTCGGTCACACGGTCACAGCTCTTGTCGCTCCATCGGGGGGGCCGAGGTTTAATTCAGGAATAATCTTCTCAGGAAAAACGTTCTCTGTGACCTTAACCGTTGCAGGGGTTTACAGATACACCTGTGCGTGGCATCAATGGCTCGCCGGGCAGATAATCGTCAAACCTCCCTCATGA